The genomic DNA CAGATTTATGTGAGTGACTATACCAATAGCTGGCATCACTAAATCAGGTTAGTCCATGTCTAAAGTGGTCCTTGAcatgtttctcttctgaaagccaagtctaatttttaaatccattttagtattttcatctcttaaaaagctttttaaactTATGTTTCAAAACTCAAACACAGCATAGAGTATATTCTTTATTGCCCATCACTGCCatattgctttttacatttataTCTGCCTGTGTATGATGCATTTCCTATTACTTGACTTGTAGACTTAAAAGCTTGTTTctaataaaacatttctggttttactgCCAGGGTGGAGAATGGATAGTGGTACCTTTACAGGGCTAAAACCTTACCTCACAGCTAAATTACACCTACTGTGTAACGTGCTCCTGATGATGTAACCGGATTTCTGCCACAGCCCTTAACAAGACTTAACATCTCAGATGAGGCACTCTGGCATGAAACCCGATGATCatttttggttgggtttgtgGGGCTTTTTCAGCATATcaacagaaaatggaatttGGCCTCAAGCCAAACACCCGCTACCCTTCCGACGTCGGGAGCCGCCGGCCGCAGCCCGGCCGGGCCGCAGGAGAGGGACGCCGCTctgcccgccggcgcgggaGGAGGCGGGCGGAGGGACGGGCGGAGCCGACGGCGTTTTTCACTCCATCGCGTTTGCATCGACTGCCGGGTGGGTGGCAACGGGCTCCTCCCCAAGCCAGGGACCCGCTCCCGGGAAAGCACTGTCGACGGACAAGTGTCCTCCTATGATTCGTAccgattattttttttatttgaaagcgGTAGGATATTGCAATTAAAATTCGGCTAGATACAATTCTCAAGTTAttccaaattaaaaattgtatCTCTcatctagtttaaaaaaaccccagaacaacaaaaccaaaaaccgCAGAACTTGAAGCTGTAATTTACCGAGTAAGCGAGGGTTTCACAGGTTTTAGGTTTACCTGCTGTAGGGGGGCTTGGTTTAACAACCGTCCACAGCAATATAGGTGTTACCTTGTACCAGACAAAACTAAGACGCGAGGAAAAGCTGCAACTACTACGTGTTCCAACAACTCGGAGCACTCCGCCCTCCTTCACAACACGCTCACAAACGCCAGGCCGTTGGCGTTGCCCAGGCTGTGCCACCGGGCCGGCCTCAAGGCACGACGGCCAGAGCGGGAAAGGCGCCAGGCGGGCGGTCGCCGGCTACCACTCAGCTCAGCGCCACCCGCGGCCGCTCCCTCAGCGGAGGCGGGGGCGGGGCTAGGGTAGGCGGGAGAGCGGGCGGCCCCCCTACGTGCAGCGCCGCAGCCAATCCCGATCGCTGCGGGAGCGCGAGAAACCGCCCCCGTTGCCACGGCGGCGCGCGGGCTCGCCGGAGGGAGCGGGTCGGCAGCCATGAGCGCGGTGCTGGACGTGCTGTGGGAGGACAGAGATGTCCGCTTCGACATCTCCCCGCAGTGAGTGTCGTTGCCCTGTCCTCCCCTTACAGCAGGGCTTTCGGACCCGCCCGGCGTCTGTCAGTAGGCTGAGCGCTGCCTCTCAGCAGGCTGAGCGCGGCCGCCATTGGTAGCGCGCTGCATGCTGGGAGCCTTCCCACTGAGTctgctggggggggtgtgtttTCCTGGCGGGGCGGGAAAAGGGCTGTGTGGCCTTTGAGGCTCCGGCGGGCTGGCTGGGGAGTTCTTGGTAGGTGGGAGTCTGGTCACCGTTtccaagaaaagaagaagaaggttGCGCACTGGAGGACTGAGGGAAAGGTGTTGTTTTCTCAGCTGCCTCTAGCGTTACCTGGCGCGGagaagtaaaaacaaatttaaggTGTGTGTCTGAGGGGACGGTACCGGTCACTGGTAACGAGGTGTCCCTGCCGTGATGTTGGCAGCCTGAGCTCACGGAAACGAGCAGTGGCAGTGGAGCCTCTGAGAGGACAGACCTGAAGGGTTGTCACGTACATCCTCGTGGAGGCAGTGCTTCTTCACTCCTCTGGGCCTTGACCTCTGATGAGCTGTCAGCCTTATCTGAGGCATAAAACTCTGGTTTCTGTGGCAGCTACAAATTAGCAGCTGGTTGGTGATGATTTTGGAGTTGGAGGCTAAAAGTGTACTGTCATGCTTCATCTCCCTTCTACTCAGTTGACCCTACTGAGAACACCCCTTGTCCCTCAGATGTGCTGCCTGCAGTAATTTTAGAAACATGAAATTGTATCTTGGATGTTTAAGCAgttctgtcttgttttcttgtAGAATTGTCATGTAGACAGAGCCTGCTtccatattttctttaatgctaATGTTACTATTCTTGCTACCTCCTGTCTAATATCTTTTGTGCTGGTCTGGTGATGTGTTCTTGAGTTAATACCTAGTGTCTCGATCCTGATCTCCACAAGTATCTCATGGAATTCCCCTCCTGATAATGCCTTTTGTTTCTGTCATGCCAATGCACTGAAGAGTTCTGGCTGCTTTACAcaatacaattaaaatacagcaaaattgCATGCTACATCTGTTGTTATGTAATTAAGTGGTTAGACCAGTTAAATCAAgcaaagtacaaaaaaaaaaaaaaccacaaaaccaaaccacacccTTTGTGGAAAACTTAGCAGACCATTTCACATGTTGGTACGCATCTGATATTTCCTTTGCTGGCATCTGTTCTTTCCTGAGCCTAGCTCCACTCCTTATTACCTAAAAGTacagcaaaaggaaacaaactctatccattaaaaattatgtgaatgcaacttttttgcttttccctcccATTTTCACACACTTTCGCCCTCCTTTGTTGTATAGTTTGCTTGGTCACACTTGCtacataattatttatttactgttataatttaataatatagctattaatatttttcatatgcCAGATGTAGCGATAACAATTTCAGATATATAATGTTGATTTGTGTGTATGCGCTaagcaaaaaaaggagaaaggaaagcaaagtgGGGAAATAGAAATGGCCTTCTTTTGGAGGATaaatctaatatttttttcattaggtattttttcttcttcttttttttcttttagacaaATGAAAATGAGACCTGGAGAGGTCCTTATAGACTGCTTAGAGTCTGTTGAAGATACCAAAGGAAACAATGGAGACAGAGGTAACTGCATACTCAGGGAAATTGTACACTTTCTAATATTTAACCTGTGTAGGTTCATGAAAGCCCTGTCTGGTTTCCATTGAACCCGATATCAGTGGtctgctgcagaaaataaatcctgacGATTTCACAGATCTGTCTCCCTTTGGAGCATTTTCAAATAGGATCTCTTGTTCAAAGTTATAGAAAGGTGATAATCTTGTCTCAGAATTTGTTTAGAATTGAAAGCCTCATAAGAATAATCCATTTATAAACAATGTGGTGGTCTTTTGCAGTAATCCTCTTTAATGCTTAGTTTTTTCTAGCCTGGTTTAAACTGAATCAGTAaggaatatatatatagtgtGCAAGGGCATGAAGCTGCCAGCATGCTGAGATGACCCTTCCTGGGGTTGGATGTGCTGCTGTACAGGGTACAGAATCAAATAAATTTGCATGTGACATAAAGGGGTGAGGTTATTCATGAAGACAGCTGCGATAGTTAACTCActgccttctccttctcctccccagagCAGTTCTGCACTGACTGTGTCTCCACATTTTTACCATAGGCAGGTGGATGTGAAATCAGTAACTgttcttggtttggttttgacaAATGCTGGTATATATTAGAGGTTGTTTCATTTGTTCCTGGCTGGATTTTCTCTCCTAGCAttcaaaaaaacacaaaaccaaaaagggtTTAGTGATTTTTCTCCTGGGGTgtcctgtgcttttcttcttttttgtatcAAGGGGAAGGAATATTCTGGTGTTTCAAAACTAGAGGTAAATATGTACCACAGAACGGAACATTTAATTTAATGGAAGTtattcagattaaaaatatcTACACTCTTTATTTCCAGGTAGACTGCTTGTGACAAATTTGCGGATTATTTGGCGCTCATTGTCATTGCCCAGAGTCAATCTCTGTAAGTATCATCTCCTGTTAAACAACAGCAAattttgtgtttcctttgtGGTGGCATGCTATTCTTTCACCATAGTATTGATTACAGTACAGAATAGTAGTGTCATGTAGTTCTGTTGCTCTGTAAAGtctgaaataaactgttacTAATGAATCTATTTGTAATATAGGAACTGTTATAGTAATTCATAGCAAAATACTAATATTCAATGTTAATTTCTCAGAACAGAAGTTGAAGAATACTTCAGATATATTTTCCATTTGGCCTATTTGGGATTCAGTTGTTTTTtctagaaagaaacaaaagtttgAGTTTCTTCACACCTTGCTTTACTTGTACCTCTTGTTGCTGCCTGTTTATTCACACTCTGTATTGTCGTACAGTTTTTATTCCCCACAAGTACCTGCCTTTCCAAATTTACTATTGTAAGCTCTGAATAAGCTTCTAATTTTAACTGTATGAGTAGCTAGCAGGTCTACtcatatttaatttcatttgccaAAACAGGGACAGGTTGCACTTACTTTGTACCCAAATTATTTCCAGTGCTTAATTCCCAGTAGCCAGTCAATATTGAAAATCTGTGTTCTGTTCATAACATATATAAACTTATGCCCTCTGCCTGCTTGCTCTTCTGCATTTGCTCTCTcatacatgcatgcacatacaAGTGTGTGCACACAGACTGctacttttatatatatttataaaaatttaaAGGAATTGTTTGCTTgtgtattttaagttttaaaataggTCTTTTTAGAGGAGATGAGAAAGAAACTCATGGAGTAGTTCAGCTGTATAGAAGCTCAAGGAAGTCTAATCTATGGCTTTTAGAGTTTAAAATACTCTTTAGCTTTCAAGatcatagcatcatagaatcatagaatggtttgggttggaagggaccttaaagatcatctagttctaacccccctgccatgagcaggggCACCTTCCACTAGGCCAGGTTGCTCAAAggcccgtccagcctgaccttgaacacttccagggttggggcatccacagcttctctgggcaacctgttccagtgcctcaccacccatTTAAGATAATGCATTATTTCTTACATTAAGGGAATATATAGAtaaaaaaaccattttattGGATGCCATTTTTGAccattgctgtttcttttaGTTCTAGAAAATTTCTCATAAGCAACATAGGAAATAGtctttttctggtattttcaTAAGTATTCATTCCATAAAGACTGACCATTCATATCTACATAACTGCTGCCACTTCAGAGCTTTTGGAGAAGCAGAATCTTTCCAAAGTAAATTCTAGTTctcctttaattattttttttttaacctggttGTGCTACTATTGGTATCAGTAACAGGATTGTCATTGACATTCAGATTTAGCTCAGCACCATTTGAGTGCATCCGTTTGTTTTAGGAACGGCTggaattgtttctgtttttattttgtatcaGAGCACTACTGTAGAAGAGGCAAAGTGAAATTTAtaactgttttttcctcttcttctttttgtttcttctccacctatactttccattttgctggtttttttctttgttgtctcCTTAGCTCTTCTACAAAGTATTATATCAATGTagaaagttttatttataaGGGTAAAATTTACGGGCAGCATCGTGATGAAACAGACGTTCTTGAGGCAACagtcaaacactgaaacaagGGAAATTCTGATCAGACATTAGGAGAAAAACGTTCACAATGATGCCAGtcaaacagtggaacaggcCCCCAGAGTGGTTGTGGAATCTCCtttggaaatattcaaaactcaGTTGGACAGTACCCTGAGCAGCCAGATGGAGCTGGTCCTGCTTTGAGAAGAGCATTGGACCAGACAACCTCCCAAGGTCATTTCCAGCTTAAATTAGTCTTTGATTTTGTGATGAGGCCCAGACCATTAAACACAATGTGTAATTCTCACAAATAACATCCAAAGCTGTGCTACAAAATTCAGTATTGTACTTTgtaattttgacttttttttttttgttctccaaactgttcttttttttctctcccctaaCTTTTAGCTGTTGGTTACAACTGCATTATAAATATAACTACAAGAACTGCCAACTCAGTAAGtttcaaaaaatactttttaaaatagtaaaagaaGCTGTAATTCGTTGTTTATACTCATTGCACTATATCAACAATAATCTGAAAGTTTACTTGCAAGAACAGTAATAAAATAGTAATGGAAGTTTAGTTTAAGTTGAGAGAGTTTTACATTTCTATAGGAGTGTGGGTTTAGTCAGTTTCCTAAGGCAGTAAAACTCATATAGTGGCTCTGTTTGGTGATTCTTCTCCCCTCTAGGTAAGTCAAGCGCATGTTGGCTTATTGTGTCTAAATTTAACAAAGGCCTAGAGAGGCACTAATTTTGTGCAAGAAAGCTCTCAAATACATAGCCTGAATTACATGCAACTGCAAAGCCATTTGGTTGGCTTGCAGCAAAGAACTAGCAGGGAGATTACTTAGGTTCCCTGGACAGCCACGTGGTAGCAAaatcaaaaatactgtttcagtcATGATATTGCAAATGTATAGCAGGCAGGCTTCATAAGTTCTACTGTTGATGGAACtccttgtttctgaaaaaaaactgAGTTCAGTTGAAGACAGCAGTAGATCAGTGGTAAAATCAGGATTACGCCTTCAGATATACTAGTTAGAACAAGAATTTAGAAAATATGTCAAGATTATATATTGCCTGTACAGTCAAGCTACTATATTGTCAAAatgttaaatttcattttttccttacagaaatTACGAGGGCAGACAGAAGCTCTGTATATATTGACTAAATGTAACAATACACGGTTTGAGTTCATATTTACCAATGTTGTCCCTGGGAGTCCCAGACTCTTCACTTCAGTTATTGCTGTACACAGGTAGCATACTTAAAATAGTGTTTGTTCATTTACAAAATTCAGTGAATCAAATATGTGGGATTACTACTGCTGGTGGACCGAGTATATAACTGCCCATATTTAATATTCAGAAAACTTTACCAAAAAGAGAAGAACACTATCtctggaaggaagggagagaatgatcATAAATTTTAGTACATAACTGTgcataatgaaaattaatgtgtATTAATACCAGTCATTGATCAGTTTGTACACCTTGTGTGTATAAACTATCTGAACAAATAAAAGTACAAAAGATCTGATTTCATCGTGCATTTTCTATCTATAATTTCTGTGTATAATAATTTCTGTGTATAATAATTTCCCATCATTTTGGACCATGTAATGGAAACGAAGAGTTAAATCCTGGTCAAAACTCTAATTGACTGCAAAACAGTGGATGTTTCCCACCTAAAGATAAGTCATCTAAACGAATGTGTGCATAATACATTACCATAGGTTTCTATTTAAGAGTTATAGAATGCTGACATACATATATTGGATGTTTGTGACTTAaccagaactgaaaaataaaggattcTTGATGTCCATACTATATATAACATGGGACCCAGAAGACTTATGCTTTGCTATAGAGGCTGGGAGATGACTAtgttaaggaaaagaaataaatagtaTATACATGAACAATACAGCAGATAAAAACATAtgtcaaaaaaacctttttaattttaaagacaactTCATTAAGGAAAGCTGAAACATAATGTTTTCCATTGATGAAGTTTTAATAGTACTTTCATTTTTGTGCAACGTGGTGATAAGAAAAGTTGACAATGCACAACATTTCGTCTTGGTGCTAAAACAAACAGTAAAGATAgtagaaaacactgaaatgctaacgtgcttttttttttttccccccccagagCTTATGAAACTTCTAAAATGTATCGTGATCTGAAGCTGAGAAGTGCGTTGATTCAAAACAAGCAACTGAGATTATTACCACAAGAACAAATATATGATAAAATCAATGGAGTTTGGAATTTATCAAGTGACCAGGTATAGTGAAAAATGAGACTACATTGACTAAAGCAAAGTTAAAATGCTTTGGCTTTCATCTAGCAATTGTACTACTATAGTTTTGTAACCTCAAAGGAATTACCCTTAATTCAGTTCATCAGCTGATGCATGCGGAGAAGCTGATCCCATATATTTGCTACCCAGTACAACAAAGTCTCTTTCTGGCAACCTGAAGTCTACATGACTCAGCTAATATTCAAGGAACTAGATATACAGTTCCTGTTAAAAAGATGTATTTATGAGTCTAAAGCTCTGTATCATCCTGAAAGACAGTCATGTTGTTTCCAAAGTACTCTGCTGAACATTTGTATGTTTATGTGCAGCTTTGACTACAGTGTAAGACTATATTGTCTTTTGATTACTGGAAATTGAAAATATTGGAATAACAATCTATGTcttaaaatatggaaaaataaagactttaaggaaaaaatagaaaacatttatattaatttacagGGAATTAGTTGCAATTATTTCCCAGAGCCATGAAACAAAATAGGAGCTGTTACTATTTCTGTCTGTGCATTTTTAGTCCAGAATGGAAATAGGATCCATCCTGACAAGCTAAAAGGTTCTTTCCTCTACATTCCCTTGGCACACATATCCATGGTTGCCTAAGTTTAACCCACATGCCATTATACTTACGCTATATGCCAATTCCAGATCTGTACAGTTAAGAACACTCTCAGATGCTTCATGTACTCCCATGAGGTCTGCTGTGCTGTGATTTGATCGTGCTTTGCTTCAGTAATAGGTACTCCCAGCTATTTTTACCACTCAGGTGCTGTATCCTTTAAAGATTGGATCTTGCTTCCTTGCAATCAATAGAAGCATTTCAACTGGTTTTGATGGGAAAGAATCAGGCTTTTATTGAATTAAATATGAAGCTGTATCCTGCTTGTGTTTAAATGGGTAGCAGTAAGCGTTGTTGTGTTTGGAAAAAAGGCTCTATACTTCAAAGCAGTTCTAACATACCTCTTCTTTAACAGGGAAATTTGGGAACGTTTTTTATTACTAACGTGAGAATAGTTTGGCATGCAAATATGAATGATAGTTTTAATGTCAGCATACCATATCTACAAATTGTAAGTATCTTAAAACAACCATTCTCAGAATGAAATGGCATAAGTTCAAGTCTTCAGTTAAAACTCCCAGCTCACCAAAATTAGTATTTCATGTCCCACAGTCAGGAACGAATTTAGTCTTACCAGCATCAACCACAGGGTGGATTCTTTTTTTGTCCAGATTAATTGGGGGCTTTCATGGGCAGGTACAGATGTTGAAAATGGCTTGTATTTCCAATTTTCAAACTATTTACTATGATGCTTCATGCCACCTACATACACTGGGATTAATGATCTATGAACCTGATGGTCAGAAATGAACTGTTACCATTGTTACCACTTCTGATAAAACCACTTTTTCCTGAAGTTCAGGGGTTCAGATTTGTAATGGTAAATTACAAGGAGGGAATGCTGGTAGCCAAGCTTCCAGAACCAGTAATTGTAATTAGTACagcgttaaaaaaaaaaaatattaaaaaataggtAAGGCAGATTTTTATCAAGTAATTCCAAAATGTTTAACAAACAATTTTTACCTCTTTACCATTAGCGttcaataaaaataagagaCTCAAAGTTTGGCTTGGCGCTTGTGATAGAGAGTTCTCAGCAGGTAAGAAGCTTTAATAGCCTTTTTTCATTGgctacatttttatatataatagtTCTCTAATGTTACAGGGCTACTTTTAAGGTACTTAAGAGTGTTCTTTCTGTGTGGTCTTTTGAACCCAGCTTTAAGAAAGTTTTGCACTGCTTAAAATGTCTGTATGTTAAGGTCAATATGGCTGTTGTGAGTTATGGTTTCTCTAAGTGAGGCAACAATAGGCCAGCATGACTagttaaaataaagtaaaataactGTTAAAAACAGTGTCTTCTGACAGATATCTTTGCGATCGAATTACTTCTATACTTAAGACcactatttttaatctttttcgCTTGTGTATCTGTTTTGCTGTAagagacaaaattatttttcttcactttgaccttaatcagaaatgcttttaatggtgatttttttaaaaaaaaaaaagttcagctaACTTTATTTACTGTATCTGAAAGCTTCTTTAATAACAACATCCAGATCTAACATTCTAAACATTTGCTGTGTAGCTAGGAATAAATCATTAGTATCACTTCTAAATTTCTCCCACCcttgtttgcttttggttttccaTGTAGGAAGTTTGTTCCCCATTTATATAATGGGCTAACAGTTAAAGGCTTCTTTACCTCACAGAGAAACATtgtcattgtttttatttcaccCATGGCTTAAGTAAGTCTGAATGAAAATAAGATAATGCCAAAATACAGATAATGTTTTATTGGCAAACTGAAATTTGCTATCATTAAACTACAAATCCATATCAAGGGGAAAAAGTTGTTTAAATAATAAGCAACACTAATAAatatgtcttcttttttctctgttttatagAGTGGAGGATACGTACTTGGTTTTAAAATAGACCCTGTGGAGAAACTGCAGGAGGCAGTGAAAGAAATCAATTCACTTCACAGAGTTTATTCAGCTAACCCTATATTTGGAGTGGAttatgaaatggaagaaaaggtactccactcatttattttaaattagctAAAATACTATGGTAAcagcagtaataaaaatatgttgaaCGTATTAGATATGTGGATTTACTtacttcagtgttttaatttgcaGCCTCAACCTCTTGAAGACCTAACAGTGGAGCAGGTTcaagatgatgtggaaatagAATCTGATGAACATACAGATGCTTTTGTGGTAAGCTGCttcacagaaaactgaaaattaaaataattcttgttTAGTTATTCAAATGTAAGCAATGTACAGCTGTAATCCTCTCTTAAAGATAGCTACAACTGaactttctgtatttaaaacacaCCTATACACCTTTTATTCAAAATCCTGCTTACTATAGGAATTTATTCTGAGTATGGCTTTTTAACTTAAGAACAAACtattattcaaaataaatagtAGTAGATATTTAAAGTAACAGTTGTGTGTAGTTTCTCAACACATTAAGATTAGGAATAGCTTGAAAACCAGCAGTGTAATATAATCAAATACATTGTATTAAAACaagtcttttttctctttgagcaGATTAATACATGGTGAT from Gavia stellata isolate bGavSte3 chromosome 8, bGavSte3.hap2, whole genome shotgun sequence includes the following:
- the BBS5 gene encoding Bardet-Biedl syndrome 5 protein — its product is MSAVLDVLWEDRDVRFDISPQQMKMRPGEVLIDCLESVEDTKGNNGDRGRLLVTNLRIIWRSLSLPRVNLSVGYNCIINITTRTANSKLRGQTEALYILTKCNNTRFEFIFTNVVPGSPRLFTSVIAVHRAYETSKMYRDLKLRSALIQNKQLRLLPQEQIYDKINGVWNLSSDQGNLGTFFITNVRIVWHANMNDSFNVSIPYLQIRSIKIRDSKFGLALVIESSQQSGGYVLGFKIDPVEKLQEAVKEINSLHRVYSANPIFGVDYEMEEKPQPLEDLTVEQVQDDVEIESDEHTDAFVAYFADENKQHDREPVFSEELGLAIEKLKDGFTLQGLWEVMT